In Alnus glutinosa chromosome 7, dhAlnGlut1.1, whole genome shotgun sequence, the sequence TAGACTTTCAACAGAGCTATGAATACCCCACAAGCTCAGCACAAAGTCAAGTTCTAGCTGAACCCTGACTGGCTTTGCCTCAAATCATCTTTATTGAAAGCAATTGCCAAATGGCAAACCCATTGATGCAAAATCTATTTAGCATGGTAGGGTATGTTTCAAGAATTTTCGCTACAACGAATTGCTTCGGACCACCCCTCCAAAGTGTTTCGgtagtggccgaaccaccctttAAGGCTTTTTTGCGGTAGTTGGCCACCCCCTCAAAGCTTGAGATTGGGTGTGCTAGACTCTATAGGGTGACTTGTGAAACGTTGATGTGTCAGCACATGATTGGAGGGTACAAAACAAGGGTTTAACACCCCATCCCTATCGAAGTTAAGCTCAACAATAAAATCACACCATCTTCTCataaaaaaactaaccaaatGCATCCCCAAGTTACCATAGTAGCAAAATATCTGCAAGAACGAGTGGTACTCTGAAGCCAATAAATGAAGATCCTAGGAGGTCTTCAGAAATAAATTCAAAAGCTTCTTGAAACATACCCTACCATGCTAAATACGTGGAAAACCTATTTGTTGCAGAGAAATTCTATActatcaaaaaagaaattctAGTCTATACAACATAAATAGTAGAGATGACCATAAGGTTGGAATATCAATCTATGTAAGTTTATCTAGTTTCATTAGTTGgcataaaaaaatctaaacacTAAATTTGGTAAAACAAGAACCTAATATTAAAAGTATTATGTAGTCAATGAAAAACTAGGATGTTGGGCAATGAATGTTCTTCTTGTGAACTCATTATCCTTTGCTTCTAAACTGATAAAAGAATATCAGAAACCGCACAATGAGCCCTTAGAACCCCATAAAGCAGTTACCAGATAAACCCGGTCAGACAACCAGGCATACAAGCCCAAGCAATCAAAGGTAACTCAGAAAATAAAAGGTCCGACTATTCTTTGAGCATGAGTTCAATCAGATGCACACTAACACAAGTCATGTTCATAATTCACTAACCTTTCCCTCGTTTACCTATTTCTAAGAAGAGTGGTTGGAACATAAAAACCTGCTCCATGTTACATGTCAGTTGCTAGTTTCCTCTTGCCTTTTCCAAGTCAGGAAGATCTGCCAATGCAATACCTTCCATGTTAAGAGTGGCGGAGgtaaagacaagaaaaaaaaaaaaagagaaaagaatatgCTTAttctaaagaaaattaaaagagtaaaaaaaaaaaaaaaggaaaaagatgcaTGCATACATGCATGAAGGAAAAATAGTAACAGCCTATACATTTAATGCTGATACCCAatgatttgtttaaaaaatgcatTCAATTAGCAATTTTCTAAAATGCACTAGACAAGTTTCTACTTTGATAGGAAAATGGACTGGCTGAAACTTAAAAAAGTAAATACCTAAGACAAAGTGCTTGTAGTTCATCAGAAAGAAAGACCCATTTCTCTTATAATGATATAGACAATGAAATAACCCCCTCAAGCCCCTTCACTTTTGtattgcttaggaaaaaaaaaatatacatgtacaatgaaataaaaactcaattaaaaacATGGATTTCATGGTttacatacaaaatataaaagaaaattctaaaattagtTTACATATAAAAGATAAgtggaaaattttaaaattattcctTAGGTTTGCTCTCTATTACCACTCGCTCTCTGGCTTCCAATTTTGACAACTAATTCCATGAGTTTTTGCTCATTTCCCAAATCATTCCTTCCATCACCTTTTCCTCCAAATAATTAACGGATATGTGACCACTTGTACACAAAGCCCAATGAAAACTACCACCTGTACATAATTAATGGATATGTGACCAGTTGTACATAATTAACGGATCTTTATCACCAGAAATGGTTGGCCCAACAGCGACGATATTGACCAAATTGGATGCAATATTCACAACACTACCACTTATAGTTGCAATGTGGTAAAGAAGTTCACTCACAAACCGACAGTTAGGACAGTGGCTCAGCCGGATATCTGGatcttcttcctctccttctttctttctttctttcatttttttatttatttttatttatttttatttttttatcttctttttaatttttaattttttaccttCTAAACAAATTTGGCGTGGTTGGTTGGCCACGTGGCAATGAGGTGATGGCTCTAATGTGGCTTAGTGCACACGTGGCAACATTTCCATTAATTATTTGGAACAAAATGTGATGGAATGAGCAATTTAAAAAAACGGCAAAAGCAACAGAGTTAATTGTCGAAATTAGAAACCCAAGCAACGACTTGTAATCGAGTAAAAACCCAGGGAGtaactttaaaattttccaaaatgaaaacaaaaggaaTTTTTGCAttgcataaaacaaaacataattttCTAAGCATACATGAAACAACCAAGTTATTTCAAAATGCAATACCATACAATATTCTCATAAAAGGGATTAAGTTTAAGACTCACAGAGCATTCCTTCGTCATCAGTGCTTCCATCATCTTGACCAACATACTGCATAAGAACAAAATTCGTGATACATGATCGGATGATGAAGTGTAAAGTTTAGTAAATGCATTACTCATTCTTTACAGTAAATAGAAGGAATCCAATTACTTCTTAAAAACAAAGTACATAGAAGGAATCAAATTACCgcagcatcatcatcatctgaGGCCAAATCAGCTGCAAAAGACCACAAAAAATTCAGTCTTAGTACAAGTAAACTGCTCTCTACATTAGCTAAATTCTAATTTATCCCTGATGCAACATTGTTAGTCTGAAGAAAACAATAGAACAGCCTAAATGACACAGAATATAATTTACTAGAAATTTAAAGGCACTTGATGCTATAGTGAATTTTCAATCTAAAGAAAACAATATAATAGCATGGCAAATTGATCATGCAATGTTCTAAAGATTATCTTTCACACAAGTGAATTTTTTGTATATGAAAGAGTAACAGAAACAGCAATGGGAGAAGTTCCAGAGGCTACTGGTGTGGATCTTGTCCAAATTTCCAACCCAAAATAGTACTTTTATCATCGGCTTAAATTGGGAGACTCATTTAAGGTAAGAAAATTGAAAGTttctgaaattttaaaaaataagaggaatttATGGTCATAGAAAGGGCAGGCAAAGCCCATGCACCAAGAGGTACACCAATGAAAACCAATATGGAGCGAggaagggagggagggagggagggagggagagagagagagagagagagagcaaagtAGTAAAAGAAAGCCAAGTATGCCATATCAAAAAAGGTAATCCATAGATGAAAATTTGAAGTACAAAATTCTTTGACAAAACATCTCAAAGATTTTCAATGTTGCTTCTTGTAGATACGTACAAAGATGCAAAGCAATAAGAAATAATGATCAGATACTTCTGCTACGCTTATTTTCAGCCTTAAGCCACCATGTACAGATGCACTTCATAATCTTAGCATTGCCTAGTACATGCTAAAACAAGAGAAGGCAAGATAAATCTTTACCTACCAAGATAGGCCCTTTCATTGGATGCATATATCTAGAGTTATTTGAGAAGATAGTTCACACGGAAGTTATTTGTCCATTTGAGCAGTGTTTGAGGAACTTTATGTCACCTCATTTTTGCATTTCACCATCCTTACTTTCATGGTTTTTTTCTTGTACAGTTGTTTTCTCTAGAGAACTTAACCTCCTTGTAAattatattttcctttaaaaaaaaaaaaaaaaagggtttaggaGGGGGAGTGAGAGATCAGCCATCATTTGGGCGGGTCTCAGAATGGGAAGGACTGCAAAGAGTACAATTGATGAGTTCATAGAAATCAGTTGTAAGGTTTTTATTAATGTAAgggttaaagacatatttggtacctatggtttaaaaactttattttttggtaccttagTTTCATTTTGCTTCAGAaatagtacctgagttttggaaaaagactaACTTGGTATCTCCATCTATTTTTCCGTTCGAATTTTAACGGACTGCTACGTGTCAACCCTaatgggttgacacgtggcacaatattaaaaaaaaaatctttaaaaattaattaaaaaattaaaattaataaaacttcaaaaaataaaaatattaaaaacttttttttaaaaaaaaaaaagaaaaaaggggtggctccacccccattttggccaaggaggaggcttagccacccccttggccgatctggaggggccgaaccacccccatgggagTGGTTTAGCCTCCCCCTATGgcttttagagaaaaaaatagaaaaataaaaaataaaaaattggagggttttggcccttgggggtggttcttttctattttttctctaaAGGCCACAAGAGTGGCTCaaccacacccccccccccccccccccccccaccctttttttttttaatattttttttttgaagtttttttaattttaatttttaaagattttaattttttttttttttatattatattgtgCCATGTGTCAACTCTCATTGGTTGACACATGGCAATCCGTTATTTGGACGTAAAAATAGAAGGAGGTATCAAGTCAATCTTTTCCCAAAACCCAGGTACCATCTATGAAGCGAAATGAAGCTGaggtatcaaaaaataaagtttttacaCCACAAGTACCAAATATATCTTTAACCCTTAATGTAAAGGTAAAGCAGTCATAAAAAATCAGGCTATCAACATAAGATGACATAACATGTCTTGtgagtttttcttttccctcttaAGTTtaacaaaaacacaatttttctaCTAGACGAGTTCTTCCAACAGTACATGTAGTTGTCACCAATTTGTTGGAACCAACCCCTTGTAATTAATGtttagttgagttgagttgaccTGAATACAAATTTTTCAACAGTACCATGGCTGCTCAAAAAGAGAGTAAGAGAAGGGTGCAAAGCATTGCAACAGACAAGGTGTGGCATTTATAATTAAACAGTTCAACATAACATGCAGCTCCATGGTTGAAACAGTAGAAACAGGGAAGAGATTTGGTATGCCAGCTAAACAGTTGGTGCAggcaatttataagaaaataagaaacTTATGTAAGTGGTCATGTCAACTACGGCAGTTGAATCATTGCATTGCTGGAAATAACACTTCAATAGACATTGTAGTGGTGCAATTTAGGAGGTAACTCCTTTGTGTTTAATCAATGTGATGTCTTTGAAGAAATGCATGCACTTTTGAAGGATGTAAGTCTCCCATAATGAGGTCAAGATTTTGATATTGAGATCTCTTTACGATTGGAAAGCAGCTACAATTacattttctttctctaattTGTCGCAGTTCTATGACCTTTAGAATTTTAGATACGAGATTTGCTTgggtgtttcttttgtatacatCCTCAACGCACtttttcaatgaaatttttTATCTATGAAAAATTACTCGAAGATTGAAAACACATGCACACAAGAGAAGGGGGGAGGGCAAACCATACcacaaaaaaggaagaaaatctgTATCAATGTATCCAGCAAAAAAAAGAGGCATGGAGAACTCATAAATTGTGCTCAGTTCTGAAAGACCACATTAATATCCACATGAATTTGATCACCATCTCACAAAATCAAGGACAAGATAAAACTagcataaaagaaaattatagatTTCATTATAGATTTCCCTGCCAATGATCTCTAACTCAAATTGCACCTTTTCCCCTTGTAAGCACGGGATAGAGAGCAAAGATGTGCATTCAGAACCCATTGAATGTGAGTAACcaccaataaaagaaaattataaatgcACCCAACCTTATCCCCTCAaccttaaaaagaaagaaagacaattGGTAACACTCCACCCATGTGAAATCATGAATAAAAATCAAGTCAGAGTCCTTGaaatataccaaaagaaaataaaaaacccacaACACAAGCGTGCAGTCATTGAAAAATGCTCAAATCCAAGGCCAGTGCATAAACATTGGCAGACAtggaaaatacccatatcataAAACCGAACACCCAGAAAACTGTTATCTGAACTTACAAGTTGACTCTTCCTCATCCTCGTCGCACCATTTGTTCCAATCAACCTTAAGGTAAGGAGCAGGTTTTTCTTCTGACTTTAATATTCCTTTCCACCaacctttcttctctttttggatTGAGCACAGGATGTTCCTCGACCCAACTTTAGTTTTACAACCCTGTACCATTAGAGTAAAAAAACTCAATGCATCTAGAAACCTCCACTACTTTCAAAAGTTAAATTGGAATGAACTTGGATACAAGTAGAAAATGCCCATAATTATAGTAGCTGCTGTTCTGAAAAACTAAAATACTGTTCAAGACGAAAGTCTCTAATGAGCACATTCATTTACCATAGTTAAGCAAAAGGAAAGTCAAATTCATCAAATGATCTACAATCTACATATCACACAAAAAATTACATCCGTGTAAAGTACATGCCTTAATCACTGGATGTCAAATGGCCACAAATTCTTAGACAATTAAGacttttttattctaaaatagAAAGTATATATAGCTTCATTAATGCAATAAAAACCATTAGCTTTAACAAGCTACAACATTCACTTGACATACTTGAGTTTGAACAGTACCATAAGCACTGGCTGTGTTCCCTTTTAGATGCTTAAACGGTACTAGACAATTTTGGAAAATCAAAAGTTTGTCTAACTGTGCTGTTGAAAGGTTAACAGCCATTGCAACAAAGCTGCTTCATGTTAAAACCTTAGGTGACAAATGGTAGTGATGTAGTCACAAACTGATTGGTGGGTGAGGGACAGTGGTGTAAGAGCCACAGTAACCATGGAGGAAGAGGTGGTACAGCAGAGACAAAAGAGATAAGGGTTGATGGGGAGGGATGCGATCCATGGTTGCGAAAAAGTGTAAAGTTGGTGCTTAGTGGTGGGTTATGtgttaaatcaataattttagTGATACTGACAACCTGGAGATAAAAAAGTCATAGATATTATCATGCTTAATTTTGATTagagcacaaaaaaaaaaaaattaaaaaaaaaaagatcaaagtaTTAATTGAAGCTTCCTTCACTATAGTATAGATATCTGTTTGGACAAGGCACTTATGTTCTATGGACATAGTGTTCAAATTGCATAACTTCAATACTCTACGAACTAGATTTTCTCCTGAAACCTGAAGATATAATTACCAAACATTATTTTCACACACGCAtactacttataaaaaaaatatatataataaataaataaataataatcacaCAAGCATACACAGACGGGCAGACAGAAAAGAGataagaaattttaaataatctaACCCCAAAGCGTAATATAATGGGTTAGGAACTACGCCTTATGAAACACAAGTTACTAGCTCGAATCTCTTCCTCCACCTCCCCTTGGAGCCAAAATCACTCATCCAAACaagaatatttaaaataatttactaATACGTAGGCCGTATAAACTGAATAATGGTACAAACAAATTATGATGAAAATAACCAATTGAAAAGCACTCTCACCTCAGGTACTATTGAGCCATAAAGTTCCAAGCTGAAGTCAAAGGATTCACCTTGCACCCCTTTTGCTGAGAAACTGAATAAGCCCTGAGGTTCACACTTCACAGAAACGTCTTTTGCATCAGGTAGAGCAATGGTCAGATAAACTTTATCAGAGCGCTGAGCCCAAAGAACCTCCGGGTTGCGACTGCATTCaagaaaaataatcaattttatatttcaCTAATActcagataaaaaaaaagatgatttgagttttaatgattaaatttgatACTTCACCACTATTAAATCAGATATATCTATGTTCCTAAGTATCATATCATAAACAACGGATAGTAGTCTCTTACATTTTTCACAACCTTACATTTCAATCCAGAGTTACTGGATTCCTCTACCCACCATATGAACCAAGAAAAGGATCATGTCTCCCAATTGATGATACTTCTAAGGTCCAATTCACCAAAACGTATCATCCATGTTCATCTTTGTTGAACAAATACGAGAAATTTAACTAAAACTTCATAAGAGAAATTATAACATATGGGGAagataatgaaaagaaaaatagagataaAGACTTATCTTTGTAAATTTAAGTCTTTATTCATACATATGCACATACATACATAATAGAGTGTGCATAGACATTTATATTGGTATCTACATATATGCATATCATACCAAAGCAACCCATGTTTTGATGCAGAGCATGAACCCAAATAGTGAACCAATAAAGCCTAGCCCCCAACGTACAGTGTATCAAGTTTAAGAGACTACAATGTCCCTGTAAAAGCAGCACAAacccaaagacaccacattcgATGGTACAAGGTGAATTACCATACGATTTTAATCTATTGGTCCATTATCAGTTGGTAATTGAGATGCAACGTCAACCTATCTTAACCGAGAAAACAACATAGACACTACTGTAAATATCCCACGAAAACATTACAATGCCACAAACAAGGCAAGGTAGCCTTCTGGATGTTCTAGATGCCTCCCGATCATAATgctttttgttattaaaatcCCTCAAGACAACACTAATTTCTCccctctatttttctttctacaGTTGCTTAGCCTCCTCCTTCTTTGGTTCTAACTCGGTTTGGTGATATCCCCCCGAAGGTTAAATTCAACAAATTAAATTCTCCCTCAATTGCATTGTCTACAATGTCTTCTGAATCCTCCATTATTCCCTCCACACCATTTACCACGAAATCCCTTCTCTGCAGTAGTTGCTTTTCCAAGATTCAAGGGTTCGAAATTCCCTTCATGACTTCTTTTGGAACCCACATTTTCGTTTTCCCAAGGCACTTTACCACAACCCACATCCCCTATTCCGAAATTTCCCACAAAGAAGAAACTTAATCGCCCTCCATCCATACTGAACTTCTCTGATCAAATACACAGCCGCTTGCCGTACTCATGCATGGTCTAGCACATGCGCATTTCAACCTCACATATGAACCGATTGCCTATGCATTCAAATTGGTTCATTGCAATCCCTACTCTATGGAAACTCTAGGATAAAGATAAACCTTTCCATTGCACCAAAAAGCTTCAAATTAGGAACCCAATGAAcccaaaaagattaaaaagaaagaaagtggaaTTTCACCAGAACCGCCAAATTTGCAAAATAAGTTGCAACTTTTAAATCAATTCTTGGTTAACCTAAATGTTTATCGTAGCAGATGAGAAAGAAAATAGAGTTTTAGAGCTTCAGATAATGGGCGTACCTCATTTAGGCTGAGAGTGAAGGCAGAATCGGAGGCTGTCTAAGAAGACTGGAACGCTAAAGAAAAGAATGGAAGACGAGAGAACTCCAAAGAGGGACGAGTGGCCTCCTGACGTACTTCAAACCTCAGCTTCAAGTCATCCACCGAGAAGGGGTCCTTTTTTGTCAACTTCAAGTTATTAACTTATTCCCTCTTTACCGATTCTCGAGAATGTTTTATGTTATGCTTttatctcttttccttttcggtTATAAATCaattgctttttttcttttctttttacgtGGTGTTGTCTTATCATTGTACTCCGttcatatttcaaaaaaaataaaaataaaaaaaataaaaattaatgactCCACATGTCGGGAGAGGATGGGTCGTTAGAGACTCCCAACCTTTGTGGCTACCTTTACTGAGGGAGAGGAAGCGGGCGTGGGATAGGTTAGACCCTGTTTGAAATcccattttccttttcctcccctttgatttttttttttttaatgattgaaaaataagattgatgtgatataaagttgaaataatttatatggaaaagtgaaaaaaatttgtattgtagtgagttttttatttaaaaagtaataaaaaaatattgatgtgatataaaaagtgaaaaaaaattaaaaatgttttgaaattgattttttttggaagaagtgaaaagaagggGACGAGAAGGGAGCGGGGCCGAGTCCTCGCAACCACCCTATAGAAGTACGATCAATTTCCCATGGTGAGCCACCTGCAGGGTGAGGTCCCCTACAATGACTCCACACGTCAGGAGAGGATGGGTTGTTAGAGACTCCCCAGCTTTGTGACCACCTCTGCTGGGCGAGAGGATGTGAGCGTGGGATAGGTTAGGGTCCCTTGCAACCACCCTATCGAAGTAGGGTGAATTTCCCATGGTAAACCACCTGTAGGTTGGGGTGAGTGAAAACCCACCTCCCGCACCGCTCGCGGGTTGTCGGTTGGGGTTTTCAAAAACCCTGGagacccgccccaccccgcccctcCCTGAtgaaataaaacacaaacataAAAAACCCTACATTTAACCCATTCTGCACTTTAGAATTTTCTCTTCACTCTTCTTCCTCCCCCAAATCTTCCAAATTCTCTGTTCCTCTTCACTCTtcattgaaattgaaaacccaaACATCTAGCCATTCAGCGGCACCCAACCGAGATACAAAGGTTAAAACTTTCAGTGGAAGTGCTAAACTTGCACGCATAAAACCTCTACGTTATTGGGTTGATGTTTTAGAGTTCTTTGACATTGCTATTTgattgggtatatatatatatatatatgaaaatttaaatgatttctaatttaactgtgtgtgcgcgcgtgcaatgtttaacaaaataatgtaaatgcggaatttaaataatacaatttttttgttaacgaagtgaaaactcaattaagaaaaaaaccatttcGAGGCAGCtaaactcaggaaatccactatcagaagacaaagctagtacatagacagtaacactcacatacccgatgcagcgattgtatctagcactttgacatataacccaatgtgaacgcctcccaactaagtcttctatttgaaggggtcttttatggattcctttaccttagggctactctataagataaacttcaataaCGAGTatagcaacaacacacaatgacaacgacttgagagctagcaaatcttcacaatttctccctaaaatatactctctaagttatgaagaattcaataccaaattttgtaaataatacatgcctagaggcatctatttataggctatagaagacctaaattgacattaattcggttttctctaagcggcgtccagacggtagctgagagcgtccagacggacaactgtgcaatcgacTTTCCATTAGGCGCTCCACGCAATTCCATATTAGGGCcacatccggacgatgttgccctagcgaccggacggttgcacttctgctgtaagtaattaccataataaggaccgcgttcggacggtgttgccctaacgtccgaatggttgcaattcttctccacatcttgccttatcaaggatagtgtccggacggatgcagttgtcttcccatttCTGTGTTTGAGAAGGAAATCCGATTTCTTGTCGAACTCTGAAGCGTGTCAGGACGCGTTGCCgcgacgtccagacggatgcaaccttgaactgttcaaaacttttggacactgatgggcatctgggcgcatgactgggccgtccagacggaatcttaggatccgacttctctgagttggaatttgcacaaaatcttttttgagcatcttgaaacacttttttgaaaagaagactctgaaataaactgTATCCCTAATAAAATggtaacattacataaaagtttgtcaaacagaatgcattcaatcacaaactaacaaacttcccctttggccattctgggacaaaaatcacttgaccggtttaaaaatacatttctagtccaaaacaaaaaatacttctcctttttgtctcaaaaggacaaagggtaaaaagaGAGTAGAGAAAAACCAgctaaaaaaatactccccctttttgtctcaaaaggacaaagggtaaaaacaAAGTAGAGAAAAACCAGCTTAAAAATACTCCCACTTAAAGTCTCAGCAAGACAAGGGTAAACCGAGTAAATAAAATCCAGAGTTATAAGATTTTACAAAAATCTAAAACATTAGATTTCATGAGAGTCTGACTACCGAGAGGATTCTGCACTCTCATCAAGGGCTTTTTAGAGACGTCTATCTAAGATTGAACAATGAGCTTCGTGATCAAGCATGGAAAAGGAAGCCCTGTAGAGTGTTCATCTCTCATCTCCAGCATAAGGTTGAGGATGTGCTTACATAAGCAAAAGGGCATCCTCATACACAGAGCATACAAAAACTGAGCCCTTTTCAACACAAGCTCACTTCTACGAACTGTGGGCCAGAGATTATGTAAAACAATTTTCGCAAGTAGCCAGTGCATGGGGGAGAAGGCACCTATCTTAATAAAAGCATGAGCTCGCTCATGGCCCTATGGATAAGCATGAAAGGAATCCCTCAGCAGATCCAATGAAGGAGGCTCTACTACCTCGTTGAAGGGACTAGTGAAAATAGGTAGAACTGGATCATCAATGATGGCACTGAT encodes:
- the LOC133872265 gene encoding co-chaperone protein p23-2 isoform X1; the protein is MSRNPEVLWAQRSDKVYLTIALPDAKDVSVKCEPQGLFSFSAKGVQGESFDFSLELYGSIVPEGCKTKVGSRNILCSIQKEKKGWWKGILKSEEKPAPYLKVDWNKWCDEDEEESTSDLASDDDDAAYVGQDDGSTDDEGMLCIALADLPDLEKARGN
- the LOC133872265 gene encoding co-chaperone protein p23-2 isoform X2, whose protein sequence is MSRNPEVLWAQRSDKVYLTIALPDAKDVSVKCEPQGLFSFSAKGVQGESFDFSLELYGSIVPEGCKTKVGSRNILCSIQKEKKGWWKGILKSEEKPAPYLKVDWNKWCDEDEEESTSDLASDDDDAAYVGQDDGSTDDEGMLYLPDLEKARGN